A window of Rhododendron vialii isolate Sample 1 chromosome 13a, ASM3025357v1 contains these coding sequences:
- the LOC131315294 gene encoding raucaffricine-O-beta-D-glucosidase-like isoform X3 has translation MEAQGNGYANEKHLPIVGNGFPLIHRASFTDDFVFGAASAAFQFEGAANEGGRGPSIWDDFTKRWPGRISDGSNGNMGIDFYHQFKEDVKIMKKMGLEGFRFSISWSRILPSGQLNQGINKEGIQFYNDLIDDLLANDITPFATLFHWDVPQALEDAYGGFLSSKIVADFCDYVDLCFWEFGDRVKHWITLNEPWWFSNGGYVTGASAPGRGTTAATPLKSSAEDSTWSFEPSHRSCTSTPSEPFDNGNPATEPYIVAHNLLLAHAAAVDLYRKNYQACQKGKIGITNAVHWMEPYSDSKSDIDAAERALDFMFGWFMDPVVNGCYPKSMRKFVGNRLPEFSHTESEKLKGSYDFIGVNYYTARYVSDASNSNVEKLSYTTDPKVKYTTVRNGVPIGPQASCGWIYVYPQGIYEVMMYTKKKYKNPIIYITENGLGEESSLKNRFTEARVDEMRTNYLIDHLRCLREAIDDGAKVKGYFVWSLFDSFEWASGYTIRFGMIYIEYRDGKFTRYPKGSAKWYMNFLKDKDTTKPSKNNSLFPANE, from the exons ATGGAGGCTCAAGGCAATGGCTACGCTAATGAAAAGCATTTGCCAATTGTTGGCAATGGCTTTCCTTTAATCCATCGTGCCTCTTTCACTGACGATTTTGTTTTCGGCGCAGCATCGGCTGCTTTTCAG TTTGAAGGCGCGGCAAACGAAGGGGGTCGTGGCCCAAGCATTTGGGATGATTTCACCAAGAGATGGcctg GTAGGATCAGTGATGGCAGTAACGGAAACatgggaattgatttctatCATCAGTTCAAG GAAGATGTGAAGATCATGAAGAAAATGGGTTTAGAGGGCTTTAGATTCTCAATCTCATGGTCCAGAATCTTGCCTA GTGGACAGCTAAATCAGGGTATTAACAAGGAAGGGATCCAGTTTTACAATGATCTGATTGACGATCTTTTAGCAAATG ATATAACACCATTTGCGACTCTGTTCCATTGGGACGTTCCCCAAGCTTTGGAAGATGCATATGGCGGTTTTCTAAGTTCTAAAATAGT GGCCGACTTTTGTGACTACGTGGATCTTTGCTTTTGGGAGTTTGGTGATCGAGTGAAACATTGGATCACACTAAATGAGCCATGGTGGTTCAGTAACGGCGGGTATGTAACTGGTGCGTCAGCACCAGGCCGAGGCACTACTGCCGCAACGCCTCTTAAATCTTCGGCAGAAGATAGCACATGGAGTTTCGAGCCCTCGCATCGATCTTGTACAAGTACTCCGTCGGAACCATTCGACAATGGGAATCCTGCTACAGAACCTTACATAGTCGCACACAACCTTCTTCTTGCTCATGCAGCTGCAGTAGATCTCTATAGGAAAAACTATCAG GCATGCCAAAAGGGGAAGATTGGAATCACTAATGCGGTACACTGGATGGAGCCTTACAGTGATTCAAAATCTGATATCGATGCTGCAGAACGAGCACTAGATTTCATGTTTGGATG GTTTATGGATCCAGTGGTAAATGGTTGTTATCCAAAATCTATGAGAAAATTTGTAGGGAACCGACTACCCGAATTCTCACATACTGAATCTGAGAAACTGAAAGGATCATATGATTTTATCGGAGTGAATTACTATACTGCTCGGTATGTATCAGATGCATCAAACAGTAACGTTGAAAAGTTAAGCTACACCACAGATCCTAAGGTTAAGTACACAA CTGTGCGGAATGGGGTTCCGATTGGTCCACAG GCTAGTTGTGGTTGGATCTACGTGTATCCACAAGGAATTTATGAAGTTATGATGTACACaaagaaaaagtacaaaaaccCGATTATTTATATCACAGAGAATG GGTTGGGCGAAGAGAGTAGTTTAAAAAACAGATTTACAGAAGCAAGAGTGGATGAAATGAGGACAAATTACCTCATTGATCATCTCCGTTGCCTTCGGGAAGCAATTGA TGACGGCGCTAAGGTGAAGGGTTACTTTGTGTGGTCGCTGTTTGACAGCTTCGAATGGGCTTCTGGTTATACTATTCGTTTTGGAATGATCTATATCGAGTACAGAGATGGAAAGTTCACAAGGTATCCTAAGGGATCAGCCAAATGGTACATGAATTTTCTCAAGGATAAGGACACCACAAAGCCCTCAAAAAACAACTCGTTGTTCCCGGCAAATGAATAA